A section of the Elizabethkingia anophelis R26 genome encodes:
- a CDS encoding single-stranded DNA-binding protein, which produces MSLRNKVILIGHTGKEVEVIQFEKGIKASVSLATNDYYTNTQGEKVEETQWHNLIVYGKLAEVFEKYVTKGKEIAIEGKLTYRSYEDKDGNVRYITEIRVEELLMMK; this is translated from the coding sequence ATGTCACTAAGAAACAAAGTTATTTTAATCGGACACACGGGTAAAGAGGTAGAAGTAATCCAGTTCGAAAAAGGAATTAAAGCTTCCGTTAGTTTAGCAACCAATGACTATTATACCAATACGCAGGGCGAAAAGGTTGAAGAAACCCAATGGCACAATCTTATCGTTTACGGAAAGCTGGCAGAAGTTTTTGAAAAGTATGTTACCAAAGGCAAAGAGATTGCCATAGAAGGAAAATTAACATACAGAAGTTATGAAGATAAAGATGGTAATGTGCGCTATATTACCGAGATCAGAGTAGAGGAACTTCTGATGATGAAATAA
- a CDS encoding ClpXP adapter SpxH family protein gives MENTNINPLLCNPATGLCEIPGTGISNNYQAISNQDKSLKLVYFTDPICSSCWGIEPQLRKLKLEYGNILDIEYHMGGLLPDWSYNSGGISKPSDVAYHWDEVSIYYDMPIDGDVWLEDPLNSSYPPSIAFKAAEIQDKDKAVNFLRILREMVFLKKKNIARWEYIAIAAEEAGLDVVKLKTDFEGSAQKLFEADLKLARDYGVRGFPTIFIQNKSGERETIYGTKPYSFFETVILNLSSDVTKEQYNKNQEALFSKYNSLTAREYSELSGISRNESEKQLNELMDKGFLEKLMTKNGSLWIRKSSDKI, from the coding sequence ATGGAAAATACAAATATTAACCCACTTTTATGTAATCCTGCAACGGGATTATGTGAAATTCCCGGGACTGGAATAAGTAATAATTATCAAGCTATATCTAATCAGGATAAGTCTCTTAAACTTGTTTATTTTACCGATCCTATTTGTTCTTCCTGTTGGGGAATTGAACCCCAACTGAGAAAACTGAAATTAGAATACGGAAACATTCTGGATATAGAATACCACATGGGCGGACTTTTGCCAGACTGGAGTTATAACAGTGGTGGTATTAGTAAGCCTTCGGATGTTGCGTATCATTGGGATGAAGTTAGTATATATTATGATATGCCTATTGACGGTGATGTCTGGTTGGAAGATCCTTTAAATTCATCTTATCCGCCTTCTATAGCTTTTAAGGCTGCAGAAATACAAGATAAAGATAAAGCAGTAAATTTCTTAAGAATCCTGAGAGAAATGGTTTTTCTGAAGAAGAAGAATATTGCCAGATGGGAATATATTGCCATAGCTGCTGAAGAAGCAGGATTGGATGTTGTAAAACTAAAAACAGATTTTGAAGGATCTGCTCAAAAACTTTTCGAAGCTGATCTGAAGTTGGCAAGAGATTATGGTGTTCGAGGATTTCCGACGATATTTATACAGAATAAATCAGGGGAGCGAGAAACGATATACGGTACTAAACCTTATTCATTTTTTGAAACAGTGATTCTAAATCTTAGTTCTGATGTTACTAAAGAACAATATAATAAAAACCAGGAAGCTCTTTTCTCTAAATACAATTCTTTAACAGCCAGAGAATATTCTGAATTATCCGGAATATCCCGTAATGAGAGCGAGAAACAACTAAATGAACTTATGGATAAAGGCTTTTTAGAAAAATTAATGACTAAAAATGGATCTCTGTGGATTAGAAAATCTTCAGATAAAATATGA
- a CDS encoding alkene reductase, with protein MKTHLLSEIEKNTQVFKNRIVMAPMTRSRAIQNLPNDLMQKYYAQRSTAGLIITEGVAPSPNALGYARIPGIFNNEQAIGWKKITEAVHADGGKIFIQLMHVGRIANKANMPENTKILAPSAVNAHMDMWTDTLGMQKTEEPLEMSLEEIEKAKGEFIQAAKNAIEAGFDGVELHAANGYLLEQFLNPNSNIRNDKYGGSIENRSRFVLEVTEAVGHAIGFDKIGVRISPYSTFNTMALYKEIPETYIHVVTELAKLDITYLHVIDYAARATEEGRNLIKTIRKEFGQLLILNGGYTKERAENVLINNDADLISFGSPFIANPDLPYRIENNIEWAKADPATFYTADEKGYIDYPDYNI; from the coding sequence ATGAAAACACATTTGTTATCCGAAATTGAAAAAAATACACAGGTATTTAAAAACAGAATTGTAATGGCTCCTATGACAAGAAGCAGAGCCATTCAGAATTTGCCCAATGATCTAATGCAAAAGTACTACGCGCAAAGAAGTACCGCAGGTCTTATTATTACAGAAGGTGTAGCACCAAGCCCCAATGCCTTGGGTTATGCAAGAATCCCGGGTATATTTAATAACGAACAGGCTATAGGCTGGAAAAAAATTACTGAAGCTGTTCATGCGGATGGAGGTAAAATATTTATACAGTTAATGCATGTTGGGCGTATAGCCAATAAAGCAAATATGCCGGAAAATACAAAAATACTCGCTCCTTCTGCAGTAAATGCTCATATGGATATGTGGACTGATACTTTGGGAATGCAAAAAACAGAGGAGCCTCTGGAGATGTCTTTGGAAGAAATTGAAAAAGCTAAAGGTGAATTTATCCAGGCTGCTAAGAATGCCATCGAGGCAGGTTTCGACGGAGTTGAATTACATGCTGCAAATGGCTATTTATTAGAGCAATTTCTTAATCCGAATTCGAATATCAGGAATGATAAATACGGTGGGAGTATTGAGAACAGAAGCAGATTTGTTTTAGAAGTGACAGAAGCCGTTGGTCATGCAATTGGTTTTGATAAAATAGGAGTGAGAATATCTCCATATAGTACATTTAATACTATGGCGCTTTATAAAGAAATTCCGGAAACTTACATACATGTAGTGACAGAATTAGCAAAATTAGATATTACCTATCTGCATGTTATCGATTATGCTGCAAGAGCAACAGAAGAAGGACGGAATCTTATAAAAACAATTCGCAAGGAATTCGGACAATTATTGATACTAAATGGTGGTTATACCAAAGAAAGAGCAGAAAATGTATTGATAAACAATGACGCAGATCTTATTTCATTTGGCTCTCCGTTTATTGCCAATCCGGATTTGCCATACAGAATCGAAAACAATATTGAATGGGCAAAAGCGGATCCTGCAACCTTTTATACAGCTGATGAAAAAGGTTATATTGACTATCCTGATTATAACATTTAA
- a CDS encoding MIP/aquaporin family protein, with amino-acid sequence MTPFTAEIIGTMLLILLGNGVVANVLLKDTKGNNSGWIVITTAWALAVFVGVTVAGPVSGAHLNPAVTIGLAIAGKFPWESVPSYIAAQMIGAMAGAFLVWLFHKDHFAITEDEGAKLACFSTSPAISKPVSNIISEIVGTFVLVFVVFYISDANISIPNTPDAKIGLGTVGAVPVAFLVWAIGLSLGGTTGYAINPARDLGPRIMHAILPIKGSSQWSYAWIPILGPVIGAVLAALLFGILK; translated from the coding sequence ATGACACCATTTACAGCAGAAATCATAGGTACAATGTTACTTATTCTTCTTGGGAACGGCGTGGTAGCTAATGTTCTTCTAAAAGATACCAAGGGCAATAATTCAGGATGGATCGTTATTACCACAGCGTGGGCATTAGCCGTTTTTGTGGGAGTAACTGTTGCCGGCCCTGTGAGCGGGGCACATCTTAATCCTGCCGTTACAATCGGGCTGGCAATTGCCGGAAAATTCCCCTGGGAATCAGTTCCTTCATATATAGCAGCGCAAATGATTGGAGCTATGGCCGGAGCGTTTCTGGTATGGCTATTCCATAAAGATCATTTTGCAATCACCGAGGACGAAGGAGCTAAGCTAGCCTGTTTTAGTACAAGCCCGGCAATTTCAAAACCTGTTTCTAATATAATCAGTGAGATCGTAGGAACTTTTGTTCTTGTATTTGTAGTTTTCTATATCAGTGATGCTAATATCTCTATTCCCAATACTCCGGATGCCAAAATAGGTCTTGGAACTGTAGGTGCCGTTCCTGTTGCATTTTTAGTATGGGCTATAGGTTTATCTTTAGGTGGTACAACTGGTTATGCCATAAACCCAGCAAGAGATCTTGGGCCAAGAATCATGCATGCTATTTTGCCTATAAAAGGCAGCAGCCAATGGAGCTATGCATGGATTCCAATTTTAGGACCAGTTATAGGAGCCGTTCTGGCAGCTTTACTTTTTGGAATTTTAAAATAA
- a CDS encoding response regulator transcription factor — protein MEKIILIEDETSVVSFIKKGLQEKGYEISVAFDGRTGVQLVEANDFDLVILDIMLPEMNGLDVCKEIRKTNKQVPILFLTALGTSENIVLGLESGGDDYLVKPFKFIELVARIKSLLRRSSNNPVPEIPEPEVNEEHVYKFSDLIVNDYTKKVTRGGEEVNLTSTEYKLLVYFLNNPEKVISRVEILDAVWGVNYELGTNVVDVYVNYLRKKLDNQDNSKLIHTVIGMGYVLKRP, from the coding sequence ATGGAAAAAATTATTCTGATCGAAGACGAGACCAGCGTGGTATCATTTATAAAGAAGGGACTTCAGGAAAAAGGTTATGAAATTTCTGTAGCCTTTGACGGCCGTACCGGTGTACAACTGGTAGAAGCTAATGATTTTGATCTTGTAATTCTGGATATTATGCTTCCTGAAATGAATGGTCTTGATGTATGCAAAGAGATCAGAAAAACCAATAAGCAAGTACCAATTCTTTTCCTTACAGCGCTCGGGACTTCAGAAAACATAGTACTAGGACTGGAAAGTGGCGGTGATGATTATCTGGTAAAGCCTTTTAAATTTATTGAACTTGTAGCCCGTATCAAATCGTTATTAAGAAGAAGCAGTAACAATCCTGTTCCGGAAATTCCGGAGCCTGAAGTCAATGAGGAACATGTTTATAAATTTTCGGATCTCATCGTTAATGACTATACCAAGAAAGTAACAAGAGGCGGAGAAGAAGTAAACCTCACTTCTACTGAGTACAAACTACTGGTTTATTTCCTTAATAATCCCGAAAAAGTTATTTCACGCGTCGAAATTCTGGATGCGGTATGGGGTGTAAACTATGAACTGGGCACCAATGTAGTAGATGTTTATGTAAACTACCTTAGAAAAAAACTTGACAATCAGGATAATAGCAAATTAATCCATACTGTTATCGGGATGGGATATGTATTAAAAAGACCATAA
- a CDS encoding DUF5684 domain-containing protein — protein MLTILQSYDSSYYDNSGSAAAGAIFGIGMLFFYLVIYLFIGFCRYKVFKKAGREDAWAGFVPVYNAIVLSQIIKKPSWFFILFYVPLISYYAWFVTGDKLGKGFGKGENSTVWGVIGLLTGLFINMIVHAFGSDQFDSSAVPDETA, from the coding sequence ATGTTAACTATTTTGCAATCGTACGATTCTTCGTACTACGACAACTCAGGCTCCGCAGCTGCAGGGGCAATCTTCGGAATTGGAATGTTGTTTTTTTATTTAGTCATTTATCTTTTTATTGGTTTTTGCAGATATAAAGTATTTAAAAAGGCTGGTAGAGAAGATGCATGGGCAGGATTTGTACCAGTTTATAATGCTATTGTCCTGTCGCAGATTATTAAAAAACCATCATGGTTTTTCATTTTATTTTATGTTCCACTTATTTCTTATTATGCATGGTTCGTAACTGGCGATAAACTTGGGAAAGGTTTCGGAAAAGGAGAAAACAGTACTGTTTGGGGAGTAATAGGTTTACTAACAGGGTTATTTATTAATATGATTGTTCATGCTTTCGGTAGTGATCAGTTTGACTCTTCTGCAGTTCCGGATGAAACCGCTTAG
- the hisS gene encoding histidine--tRNA ligase yields MKPSLAKGTRDFTAQEVSRRKYIINTLQKNFELFGFQPLETPSFENLSTLTGKYGEEGDRLIFKILNSGNYTDKVNENDWQNKDAKKLTSQISDKALRYDLTVPFARFVAMNHGQLTFPFKRYQIQPVWRADRPQKGRFREFYQCDADVVGSESLWQEVELVQLYFKAFKELGVPVAIQMNNRKILSGLAEYAGITEQLIDFTVALDKLDKIGKDGVIKEMQEKGISDEAIEKLDFLFHQKNNALENLQELKARFEGVEVGIQGVTELEFVLSKAMELGIDNQDLVFNITLARGLDYYTGAIFEVKAKGVEMGSIGGGGRYNNLTEVFGVKNIPGIGISFGLDRTYLVMEELGLFPENATVKVEYLFANYGEEEAIEAMKLIAQLREKGISAELYPEAAKLKKQFTYAEKKEIPNLVFLGKDEIENANVTIKNLTTGEQETIAQSEFLK; encoded by the coding sequence ATGAAGCCCAGTCTAGCAAAAGGAACACGCGACTTTACAGCACAGGAAGTTTCCCGCAGGAAATATATTATTAATACATTACAAAAGAATTTTGAGCTTTTTGGCTTTCAGCCTCTGGAGACTCCAAGTTTTGAAAATCTGTCAACTCTTACTGGTAAATACGGAGAAGAGGGAGACCGCTTGATTTTCAAAATCTTAAATTCTGGTAATTATACGGATAAAGTGAACGAAAACGATTGGCAGAATAAAGATGCTAAAAAGTTGACGTCACAAATTTCTGATAAAGCATTGCGTTACGATCTTACAGTACCGTTTGCAAGATTTGTTGCGATGAACCACGGGCAGTTAACTTTTCCTTTTAAACGTTATCAGATTCAACCGGTATGGCGTGCAGACCGTCCGCAAAAAGGAAGATTCAGAGAGTTCTACCAGTGTGATGCAGATGTTGTAGGTTCCGAAAGCCTTTGGCAGGAAGTAGAGCTGGTGCAGTTGTATTTCAAAGCTTTTAAGGAGCTTGGAGTGCCTGTTGCTATTCAGATGAATAACCGTAAAATTCTTTCTGGTCTTGCAGAATATGCAGGAATTACAGAGCAGTTGATAGATTTCACGGTTGCATTGGACAAATTGGACAAAATCGGGAAAGATGGTGTAATCAAAGAAATGCAGGAAAAAGGTATTTCCGATGAAGCTATAGAAAAATTGGATTTCCTTTTTCATCAGAAAAATAATGCTTTGGAAAACCTTCAGGAACTTAAAGCAAGATTTGAAGGAGTAGAAGTAGGTATTCAGGGTGTTACAGAACTTGAATTTGTTTTATCTAAAGCAATGGAACTTGGTATAGACAACCAGGATTTGGTATTCAATATTACCTTAGCCAGAGGTTTAGACTATTACACAGGTGCTATCTTCGAAGTAAAAGCTAAAGGAGTAGAAATGGGCTCTATTGGTGGTGGTGGCCGCTACAACAACCTGACAGAAGTTTTTGGAGTAAAGAATATACCGGGAATTGGAATTTCTTTTGGATTAGACAGGACTTATCTGGTAATGGAGGAATTAGGTTTGTTCCCGGAGAATGCGACTGTGAAAGTAGAATATCTTTTTGCCAATTACGGAGAAGAAGAGGCAATAGAAGCAATGAAACTTATTGCACAGCTTAGAGAAAAAGGAATTTCTGCGGAACTTTATCCGGAAGCAGCAAAGCTAAAAAAGCAATTTACATATGCTGAGAAAAAAGAGATTCCAAATCTTGTTTTTCTGGGCAAAGATGAAATTGAAAATGCAAATGTTACAATAAAAAATCTGACAACCGGAGAGCAGGAAACAATAGCACAATCCGAATTTTTAAAATAA
- a CDS encoding aminopeptidase C, with product MFLLTMLTAGSMAFAQDNLVNSLKNNQSENPDFKFTVVKELGNTSIKNQGSSGTCWSYSGNSFLESEMIRMGKPAVDLAEIFTARNAYHDKAKQYVLFGGAISWGDGGELHDVINMYKKYGAVPQEVYSGLQAGQTKNNFGEMQSVIKSMLDAYVKNPQGKLSANWLTNVDNVLDSYLGEYPKEFTYKGKRYTPQTFAKDVVGINPDDYVELTSYKDYPYYQRFVAPIPDNWSHDSMWNVPMDDLTKIIDNAVDKGYTVGWATDVSEPYFSYKNGVAYVPDVDLNNIDAQTKANLFKGPRPDKKITEDMRQEGLNNLTTTDDHGMQIVGLAKDQTGKEYYMVKNSWGVTNDYQGYLYVTRPYVQYKSTGILVHKNAIPKDILNKLKPNTNIGL from the coding sequence ATGTTTTTGCTTACCATGCTTACTGCAGGAAGCATGGCTTTTGCACAAGACAACCTGGTAAACAGCCTAAAAAACAATCAATCTGAAAATCCGGATTTTAAATTTACAGTAGTTAAGGAGTTAGGGAATACTTCTATTAAAAATCAGGGCTCTTCGGGAACCTGCTGGAGCTACTCAGGAAACTCTTTCCTTGAATCTGAAATGATAAGAATGGGAAAACCAGCTGTAGATTTAGCTGAAATCTTTACAGCCCGTAATGCTTATCATGATAAAGCTAAACAGTATGTATTGTTTGGTGGTGCTATTTCCTGGGGAGATGGTGGTGAATTGCACGATGTAATAAATATGTACAAAAAGTATGGTGCAGTGCCTCAGGAGGTTTATTCAGGACTTCAGGCAGGACAGACCAAAAATAACTTTGGTGAAATGCAGAGTGTTATCAAGTCTATGCTTGATGCTTATGTAAAAAATCCTCAGGGTAAACTTTCTGCAAATTGGTTAACAAATGTAGATAATGTATTGGACAGCTACCTTGGAGAATATCCAAAAGAGTTTACTTACAAAGGAAAGCGTTATACACCACAGACTTTTGCTAAAGATGTGGTAGGGATTAATCCTGACGATTATGTAGAGCTTACTTCTTACAAAGATTATCCGTATTATCAGCGTTTTGTTGCTCCTATTCCGGACAACTGGAGCCACGATAGTATGTGGAATGTTCCGATGGATGATCTGACTAAGATTATTGATAATGCTGTAGACAAAGGTTACACAGTAGGATGGGCAACAGACGTTTCCGAACCTTACTTCTCTTATAAAAATGGGGTAGCTTATGTTCCGGATGTAGATTTAAATAATATCGACGCTCAGACAAAAGCTAATCTTTTCAAAGGACCAAGACCTGATAAAAAAATTACAGAAGATATGCGTCAGGAAGGACTTAATAATCTTACAACAACTGATGACCATGGAATGCAGATTGTAGGATTGGCTAAAGACCAGACTGGTAAAGAATATTACATGGTGAAGAATTCATGGGGCGTAACCAATGATTATCAGGGATATTTATATGTAACAAGACCTTATGTACAATATAAGTCTACAGGTATCCTTGTACACAAGAATGCAATACCAAAGGATATTCTGAATAAATTAAAACCTAATACAAATATCGGATTATAA
- a CDS encoding winged helix-turn-helix transcriptional regulator: protein MTTNINNKNYECCPAEEVLKLLSGKWKPQIFRLAIEGPLRFSSLLRQIDGSNKQSIATALKELETEGLLIKNIIKLKPLHIEYTLSERGKLMLPVFQQLENLR, encoded by the coding sequence ATGACCACTAATATTAACAATAAAAATTACGAATGCTGCCCTGCTGAGGAAGTGTTAAAGCTATTATCCGGAAAATGGAAACCTCAGATATTTCGTCTGGCTATTGAAGGTCCGCTACGGTTTAGCAGCTTATTGAGGCAAATTGATGGATCGAATAAACAGAGTATTGCTACAGCACTAAAAGAATTAGAAACTGAAGGACTTCTGATTAAAAATATTATAAAATTAAAACCTTTGCATATAGAATATACACTATCGGAAAGAGGTAAGCTAATGTTGCCTGTATTTCAGCAACTTGAAAATTTAAGGTAA
- a CDS encoding sensor histidine kinase, protein MFNRVITNQTKTMILLMLVFTSIIILFSGLVYFSIVNFSHQRFYELLKIRTTTIIQIEKGKEYLDLPENYILNSLNDEELPMEKDYVFAVPRDSNFSKISQEVHIPSSFFRNIVKNGEANYNDKEFYYIGQTFRFDDKDYIAIASAKNHYVAYYLEYLKRTLITCIILSLFFSMIFSFYLSKTLFKPILKITGKVKEISSENLHLRLEPQPDNKELNELVETFNDMLNRIETSFETQNHLIGNVSHELRTPLTSIMGEADVALSINRTAGEYKDTLEIILNEAEKLDKKIKALLMIAQTGFDGKIQKFDKVRTDQLLWDVIETLKRIDPRNNIYLDISMLPDNPKKLKVQGNEQLLHLALANIISNGCKYSNFQQVRVSLGATDTDVYIIVKDAGIGIPQEEMNKIYDPFFRASNTKNYEGYGIGLPLARNIVRIHHGELIVTSHENQGTTVQLRFPNFYSTQNEEKQA, encoded by the coding sequence ATGTTTAACAGAGTTATTACAAATCAGACCAAAACCATGATACTTTTAATGCTGGTATTTACCAGTATTATTATTCTTTTTAGCGGTCTGGTCTATTTTTCTATTGTTAACTTTTCGCATCAGCGATTTTATGAACTGCTTAAAATCCGTACAACAACTATTATACAGATAGAAAAGGGTAAAGAATATCTGGATCTTCCGGAAAACTATATTCTCAACAGCCTGAACGATGAAGAGCTCCCAATGGAAAAGGATTATGTTTTTGCCGTTCCAAGAGATTCCAATTTCAGTAAAATATCTCAGGAAGTTCATATTCCCTCTTCCTTTTTCAGAAATATTGTAAAAAACGGAGAAGCTAATTATAATGACAAGGAGTTTTATTACATCGGGCAGACTTTTAGGTTTGATGATAAAGACTATATAGCCATTGCTTCTGCAAAAAATCACTATGTAGCTTATTATCTGGAATATCTTAAAAGAACACTTATTACCTGTATTATACTGTCCCTATTCTTCAGTATGATCTTTTCTTTTTATTTATCCAAAACTTTATTCAAACCTATATTAAAAATTACAGGTAAGGTAAAAGAGATTAGTTCTGAAAATCTACACCTCAGACTGGAACCTCAACCAGATAATAAAGAACTAAACGAGTTGGTTGAAACTTTCAACGATATGCTGAATCGTATTGAAACTTCTTTTGAAACTCAGAATCATCTTATCGGAAATGTTTCACATGAACTAAGGACTCCCCTTACCTCTATTATGGGAGAAGCAGATGTAGCACTTTCCATTAACAGAACTGCTGGCGAGTACAAAGATACGCTGGAAATTATCCTGAATGAAGCAGAAAAACTGGACAAAAAAATTAAAGCTTTATTAATGATTGCACAGACTGGATTTGATGGTAAAATTCAGAAGTTCGATAAAGTAAGAACTGATCAGTTGCTTTGGGATGTTATTGAAACGTTGAAAAGAATCGATCCCCGAAACAATATATACCTTGATATCAGTATGCTTCCTGATAATCCTAAAAAGCTTAAAGTACAGGGAAATGAACAGTTATTGCATCTCGCACTGGCCAATATTATCAGTAACGGATGTAAATATTCTAATTTCCAGCAGGTAAGAGTTTCTCTGGGAGCAACAGATACAGATGTTTATATCATTGTAAAAGATGCAGGAATTGGTATCCCACAGGAAGAAATGAATAAAATTTATGATCCGTTCTTCAGAGCTTCTAATACCAAAAATTATGAAGGTTACGGAATAGGACTTCCTCTTGCACGAAACATCGTAAGAATACATCACGGAGAACTTATTGTAACTTCACATGAAAATCAGGGAACAACAGTACAACTTCGTTTCCCTAATTTTTACAGTACACAAAACGAGGAAAAACAAGCCTAA
- a CDS encoding diacylglycerol/lipid kinase family protein, translating to MDAVFIINPFSAKKNYKEFLEKLQQKYPEANFMISKSIEDTHRFIDENFASTEVFVAVGGDGTISTVAQKLINTDKILAVFPAGSGNGFSNETNFTKNIDALLQKIKQKKFHKIDTFTVNGNLSINVSGTGFDGEVIKKFEKTSRGFTNYIKVTVKTFFIFKSIKVEFEEKYKQYNGDYLMLNVANTRQFGNNAYIAPHADYSDGLVDIVLVKKFPLWHSLAFAFRMFTKNLKENEYLTYFPVSELKFNVRNSKAWHLDGEGIEIGSPIEIKVLPHSLNILVD from the coding sequence ATGGACGCAGTATTTATCATCAATCCGTTTTCGGCAAAAAAAAATTATAAAGAATTTTTAGAAAAGCTTCAGCAAAAATATCCTGAAGCTAATTTTATGATTTCTAAGTCGATAGAGGATACTCATCGGTTTATTGATGAAAACTTTGCTTCTACAGAAGTCTTTGTAGCGGTAGGTGGGGATGGTACTATTTCTACTGTTGCCCAAAAGCTAATCAATACAGACAAGATTCTGGCTGTTTTTCCGGCAGGCTCGGGTAATGGTTTTTCTAACGAAACTAATTTTACCAAAAATATCGATGCCCTTCTGCAAAAGATTAAGCAGAAGAAGTTTCATAAGATTGATACCTTTACAGTAAATGGTAATTTATCCATCAATGTTTCAGGAACGGGATTCGATGGAGAGGTAATCAAAAAATTTGAAAAAACCAGCCGCGGTTTTACCAACTATATTAAAGTTACTGTAAAAACCTTTTTTATTTTCAAATCTATAAAAGTAGAATTTGAAGAGAAATACAAACAATATAATGGGGATTACCTGATGCTGAATGTAGCCAATACCAGACAATTTGGTAACAATGCTTACATTGCACCGCATGCTGACTACAGTGATGGACTTGTTGATATTGTATTGGTTAAAAAATTCCCGTTATGGCATTCTTTAGCTTTTGCTTTCAGAATGTTTACAAAAAATCTGAAAGAAAACGAATACCTGACATATTTCCCGGTATCGGAACTGAAATTCAATGTGAGGAATTCCAAGGCATGGCATCTGGATGGGGAAGGAATAGAAATAGGCTCTCCTATTGAAATCAAGGTATTGCCCCACAGCCTGAATATTCTGGTAGACTAG
- a CDS encoding RsiV family protein, whose protein sequence is MKNTISSLFVMAILVMSCKKNENTQGTEMPKGDTIVTLKQDSVVYSDSIKATDSLTIAYSDKILVFPDIKEKAILDSLYPFIKPAGYSKPDLEAAAKKAAESLFAKVKKDYLADGQIMGNKWYEENSMRLRSFTNNYLSVEYTWASYMGGAHDNYGFMEKVFDLGSKKQLVLSDVTSMPKKKLESLLMKNVDKIPTGSQNGEGAVKVSDGLLFDKVTVNDNFYFDNKNLYFHYSPYEIAAFAAGDITIPISWKDLEGTINPEFQKRMKINTK, encoded by the coding sequence ATGAAAAATACAATTTCGTCTTTATTTGTGATGGCTATATTAGTTATGTCTTGCAAAAAGAACGAGAATACGCAAGGAACAGAAATGCCAAAAGGAGATACTATAGTCACATTAAAGCAGGATTCTGTTGTTTATAGTGATTCCATAAAAGCTACGGATTCTCTTACTATTGCCTATTCAGACAAAATTCTGGTTTTTCCGGACATAAAAGAAAAAGCTATTTTAGATTCATTATACCCGTTTATAAAACCTGCAGGGTATTCCAAGCCAGATTTGGAGGCTGCCGCTAAAAAAGCTGCGGAAAGTCTTTTTGCAAAGGTCAAAAAGGATTATCTGGCAGACGGGCAGATTATGGGAAATAAATGGTATGAGGAGAACTCTATGCGTCTGAGAAGCTTCACCAATAATTATCTTTCGGTAGAATATACATGGGCCAGTTATATGGGGGGAGCCCATGATAACTATGGCTTTATGGAGAAGGTTTTTGACTTAGGAAGTAAAAAGCAATTGGTACTATCTGATGTTACCTCCATGCCCAAAAAGAAACTGGAAAGTTTACTGATGAAGAACGTAGACAAAATACCTACGGGATCTCAGAATGGAGAAGGAGCCGTAAAAGTTTCGGATGGGCTATTATTTGATAAAGTTACAGTAAATGATAACTTCTATTTTGATAATAAAAATCTGTATTTCCATTACAGTCCATATGAGATCGCTGCTTTTGCAGCCGGAGATATTACAATTCCTATTTCATGGAAAGACCTGGAAGGAACTATAAATCCTGAATTCCAGAAGAGAATGAAAATTAATACGAAATAG
- a CDS encoding DUF6526 family protein, translated as MQNYQNHRRFYTPHHFIFYPVGLILFGISLYRMGYSLGNNNGEFWIWFVLSGAIFLIIWVAFMMRQHYALTLQNRIIIDEVKFRYFRLTGKSIDEMSYDFSDSQLFALRFSNDDEFLKLVEDTVSENLNADHIKKRIKNWKADNRRV; from the coding sequence ATGCAGAATTATCAGAATCATAGGCGCTTTTATACACCACACCATTTTATATTTTATCCTGTAGGACTTATCTTATTTGGCATATCTCTTTACCGTATGGGGTATTCATTGGGAAATAATAATGGTGAATTCTGGATATGGTTTGTACTCTCAGGAGCTATCTTTTTAATTATATGGGTTGCCTTTATGATGCGGCAGCATTATGCGCTGACATTACAAAACCGAATTATCATAGATGAGGTGAAGTTCAGGTACTTTCGATTAACTGGAAAAAGCATAGATGAAATGTCTTATGATTTTAGTGATTCTCAGTTGTTTGCATTAAGATTTTCTAATGATGATGAATTTCTGAAGCTTGTAGAAGATACTGTTTCGGAGAATCTGAATGCAGACCACATTAAGAAACGTATAAAAAACTGGAAAGCAGATAACAGAAGAGTTTAA